A stretch of the Thalassotalea euphylliae genome encodes the following:
- the pyrC gene encoding dihydroorotase — MTSLTITRPDDWHVHLRDGEVLPNTVTDISRYFGRAIVMPNLVPPVTNAELAQEYYDRIMAAQPREGFKPLMVLYLTDNTTPQDIIDAKNSGLVFACKLYPAGATTNSASGVTDVANIRDVLAEMERQGILLLIHGEVTTHDVDIFDREAEFIETILTPLVAAHPNLKIVLEHITTKQAVEFVKAADDNVGATITAHHLLYNRNHMLVGGIRPHFFCLPILKRNIHQQALVEAATSGNKKFFLGTDSAPHAKHAKESACGCAGSYTAHAAIELYAEVFEQENALDQLEAFASLNGPTFYGLPVNSDTITLEKAAWDVPETMSFGSDVVVPIKAGEQMTWQVKG, encoded by the coding sequence ATGACAAGTTTAACTATTACTCGACCAGATGATTGGCATGTACACTTGCGCGATGGCGAAGTACTGCCTAACACAGTTACCGATATTAGCCGCTACTTTGGTCGAGCGATTGTCATGCCTAACTTAGTGCCGCCAGTCACCAATGCTGAGCTTGCACAAGAATATTATGATCGCATTATGGCAGCTCAGCCGCGTGAAGGCTTTAAGCCATTAATGGTACTTTATTTAACTGACAACACCACGCCGCAAGATATTATCGATGCAAAAAATAGTGGTTTAGTGTTTGCTTGTAAGCTTTACCCAGCAGGAGCAACTACCAATTCAGCCTCTGGTGTGACAGATGTTGCTAACATCAGAGACGTATTAGCGGAAATGGAACGTCAAGGCATCTTATTGTTAATACATGGTGAAGTAACCACACACGATGTTGACATTTTTGACCGTGAAGCTGAATTTATCGAGACCATCTTAACGCCGCTTGTTGCAGCACATCCCAACCTAAAAATCGTGCTAGAGCACATTACCACTAAGCAAGCGGTTGAATTTGTTAAAGCAGCAGATGATAACGTTGGTGCCACCATTACTGCGCATCACTTACTTTATAACCGCAACCATATGCTAGTGGGTGGTATTCGCCCACACTTTTTCTGTTTGCCGATTTTAAAACGCAACATTCACCAGCAAGCCTTGGTGGAAGCAGCGACTAGTGGCAATAAGAAGTTTTTCTTAGGTACAGACTCTGCGCCACATGCCAAACACGCAAAAGAAAGTGCCTGTGGCTGTGCCGGTTCTTACACTGCTCATGCTGCAATTGAACTTTATGCCGAAGTATTTGAACAAGAAAATGCACTAGATCAACTAGAAGCATTCGCCAGTTTAAATGGCCCAACTTTCTACGGTTTACCGGTTAACAGCGATACCATCACGCTTGAAAAAGCAGCATGGGATGTGCCAGAGACAATGTCATTTGGCTCCGATGTTGTCGTGCCGATTAAAGCGGGTGAACAAATGACTTGGCAGGTAAAAGGCTAA
- a CDS encoding 6-carboxytetrahydropterin synthase, translated as MQLFVNDLTVIDFSYLCEQRGIVGESWVVDVLLDGDLNEMSMVLDFGVVKKQIKAIIDDAVDHKLLLPTSSKQLRVTDSHVREGHEFVDFTSNRASYFLQSPICAFAKLDCQAITIEAVTEHLIEVIQKQLPDNVKGLSINLRPEAIPSDFYHYTHGLKKHDGNCQRIAHGHRSKINLFKNDQADTELEAYWCERWRDIYLASIEDKVTEEEIELSAFARDNLQPDHQYFAYMAPQGRFDIAVQAHVLEVVDCDSTVELLADYIGRQLKAQHPNDTIKVVAYEGVGKGAIASV; from the coding sequence ATGCAATTATTTGTTAACGACTTAACGGTTATTGATTTTTCATACCTTTGTGAGCAACGTGGCATTGTTGGTGAAAGCTGGGTTGTCGATGTGCTACTCGATGGCGACTTAAACGAAATGAGCATGGTGCTTGATTTCGGTGTCGTGAAAAAACAAATCAAAGCCATCATCGATGATGCGGTTGACCATAAATTACTGCTGCCAACAAGCTCAAAGCAGTTACGCGTTACTGATTCGCATGTTCGTGAAGGCCACGAATTTGTTGACTTTACCTCAAACCGAGCCAGTTACTTCTTACAATCGCCAATCTGTGCGTTTGCTAAACTAGACTGCCAAGCAATTACCATCGAAGCGGTTACTGAACACTTGATTGAAGTAATCCAAAAGCAGCTACCGGATAATGTAAAAGGTCTGTCGATCAACTTACGACCGGAAGCCATTCCAAGTGATTTTTATCACTATACTCACGGCCTTAAAAAGCATGATGGTAACTGTCAACGTATCGCACATGGCCACCGCTCAAAAATTAATTTGTTCAAAAATGACCAAGCAGATACTGAGTTAGAGGCCTATTGGTGTGAACGTTGGCGCGACATTTACTTAGCCTCGATTGAAGATAAAGTAACCGAAGAAGAAATTGAATTATCTGCGTTTGCTCGTGACAATTTACAACCCGATCACCAATACTTTGCCTATATGGCACCGCAAGGTCGTTTTGATATTGCGGTACAAGCACATGTATTGGAAGTGGTTGATTGTGATTCAACAGTTGAGCTATTAGCCGACTATATTGGTCGCCAACTAAAAGCACAACATCCAAACGACACTATTAAAGTGGTTGCCTATGAAGGTGTCGGTAAAGGAGCTATCGCCAGTGTTTAA
- a CDS encoding recombinase RecA has product MNKIIELLQHQKLVWRGSSTLGSSLKSVATGFSELDHHLNGGFSIGVNEIQTSYGIGELRLLLPLFKEAISEERLVVFVNSFGIVSAEALAHYGLPLDNFLLINPERWQEVLWAAEHCLRSGACHTLVMWADQPLELHQAKRLQIACETGNSLLFVLQESSAASVGLPLELSLSLAPQQQGLSARINKRKLGWPSSPFSIDMTNQWPALTIPNKADNVIEFPQIKAG; this is encoded by the coding sequence ATGAACAAAATAATAGAGCTCTTGCAGCATCAAAAATTAGTATGGCGAGGTAGCAGTACGCTAGGAAGTTCACTGAAATCAGTCGCAACAGGTTTCAGCGAGTTAGATCACCATTTAAATGGTGGTTTTTCTATTGGTGTTAATGAAATACAAACCTCATACGGGATCGGTGAACTGCGTTTGCTATTACCTTTATTTAAAGAGGCGATATCAGAAGAGCGGTTAGTGGTGTTTGTTAACTCTTTCGGCATCGTTAGTGCCGAAGCCTTAGCACATTATGGTTTACCACTTGATAACTTTTTACTGATTAACCCAGAACGATGGCAAGAAGTGTTATGGGCTGCTGAGCACTGTTTACGTAGTGGCGCTTGTCATACCTTGGTCATGTGGGCTGATCAGCCACTTGAATTGCATCAGGCAAAACGCTTACAAATAGCCTGTGAAACAGGGAATAGCTTACTGTTTGTTTTACAAGAAAGTAGCGCTGCATCTGTTGGTTTACCGCTTGAACTAAGCCTTTCACTTGCCCCTCAACAGCAAGGGTTATCTGCGCGTATTAATAAACGTAAACTTGGTTGGCCATCCTCACCATTTAGTATTGATATGACAAATCAATGGCCAGCACTGACCATACCTAACAAAGCAGATAACGTTATTGAATTTCCGCAAATAAAAGCAGGCTAA
- a CDS encoding Y-family DNA polymerase, whose product MNLWLYLHFPALQLSTIYQPTDQQALIIVDEKSNEVIQLNQYAKNQGINLGMGLGTAASLCHELEVKVYDKKVEARLLKHIAHWLYSKTADITIFAANGLLLRVSNMLSLYRDLAHYWQVLSQHLNTLKLEYHYACAYSPFAAKLLATQKLDKLSESQDWLTRQIKQQSLVHADLNINMVNRLQKVGISHLGDLLKVPLAELSTRFDVEVVHYIGQLTGKIPHPVQFYIPPEPFEYYLELYYEVSNQQYLSKPLLKQFLLLEKHLRLKDMLATELTLCLHQRDSENLVLTITALQGEYKADKWLALTELNLASIKLVEPIIGLTLTTKRLTRKGTQANDLFLGSQGELSAQELVTNLVAKLGQERVKGLATKQDARPEIANQLCPPFSVNSQPSSTKLRPTFLLTTPSPLKEPVKIVSPPERIIAGWWDDYQVVRDYFIGRSEQGRWLWLFRDHNQQWFIHGLFS is encoded by the coding sequence ATGAACTTGTGGCTTTATCTTCACTTTCCTGCTCTACAGCTTAGTACAATTTATCAACCGACAGATCAGCAAGCTTTAATTATTGTTGATGAAAAAAGTAATGAAGTGATTCAACTTAATCAATACGCAAAAAACCAAGGAATTAACCTTGGTATGGGGCTAGGTACAGCAGCTTCACTTTGTCATGAACTTGAGGTGAAAGTGTATGATAAAAAAGTTGAAGCGCGTTTGCTAAAGCATATTGCGCATTGGCTTTACAGCAAAACAGCCGATATTACGATTTTTGCTGCTAATGGCTTATTACTGCGTGTGAGTAACATGTTGAGCTTATATCGAGATCTGGCGCATTACTGGCAAGTGTTGTCGCAGCACCTAAATACACTAAAGCTCGAATATCACTACGCCTGTGCTTATTCGCCTTTTGCCGCTAAGCTTTTGGCGACACAGAAGTTAGATAAACTGAGCGAGAGTCAAGACTGGCTGACTAGGCAAATTAAGCAGCAGAGTCTTGTTCATGCCGATTTAAACATCAACATGGTTAATCGTCTGCAAAAAGTCGGGATTAGCCACTTGGGTGACTTGCTCAAGGTGCCATTAGCTGAGCTTTCTACGCGATTTGATGTTGAAGTTGTTCATTATATTGGCCAGCTCACAGGGAAAATTCCACATCCGGTTCAGTTTTATATTCCACCTGAGCCTTTTGAATACTACCTTGAATTGTATTATGAAGTGAGCAATCAGCAGTACTTATCTAAGCCGCTATTGAAACAATTCTTGCTGCTAGAAAAGCATCTACGATTGAAAGATATGCTCGCCACAGAGCTAACCTTATGTCTACATCAACGCGATAGTGAAAACCTTGTGTTAACTATTACCGCTTTACAAGGTGAATATAAAGCGGATAAATGGCTGGCCTTAACAGAGCTAAATTTAGCTTCAATTAAGCTTGTTGAACCCATTATAGGATTAACCTTAACAACCAAACGCCTCACCAGAAAAGGAACACAAGCTAATGACTTGTTTTTGGGGTCTCAAGGAGAGTTATCAGCACAAGAATTAGTCACTAACTTGGTCGCAAAATTAGGGCAAGAGCGAGTAAAAGGCTTAGCGACTAAGCAAGATGCCAGACCAGAAATCGCCAATCAGCTATGCCCTCCGTTTTCAGTCAATAGCCAGCCGTCATCGACAAAGCTAAGACCAACATTCTTATTAACTACGCCATCACCATTGAAAGAGCCAGTAAAAATAGTTTCGCCGCCAGAGCGTATTATTGCTGGTTGGTGGGATGATTACCAAGTTGTTCGTGATTACTTCATTGGCCGGAGTGAGCAGGGACGTTGGCTTTGGCTATTTCGCGATCACAATCAGCAGTGGTTTATTCATGGGCTATTTAGCTAA
- the yejK gene encoding nucleoid-associated protein YejK produces the protein MSLIISNIALHFLSKQAETGEVQIRYGAESLAISNKIQSFMEALHNIYNKKGNKGYGHFSSMPAEGDEARFVDIMESYLSDVQDFNSFSQQATNLLKNELTKYDLAETGYLVLSHYEHMGGRYLIAAIIPISEHYSVDSELNISADQHLDTDKLQLAARIDLFDYQQNPSGDRYVTFIRGRAGRKVSDFFLDFLGCEEGLNAKAQTQALVEAVEDYVAVNQLDADEKQQTRKELLSYCKEQKESSQDVQIKEIDKIVSNGDGGDSFYEFCKTQDYQIEESFPHDQAVVNKVTKYSGFGNGISVSFERSHFGQDVVYNQANDSLTIYKVPPNLKDQLLKLLNDQNDQ, from the coding sequence ATGAGTTTAATAATTTCCAATATCGCGCTGCATTTTCTTTCAAAACAAGCAGAAACCGGCGAAGTACAAATTCGCTACGGCGCAGAATCGTTAGCGATTAGCAATAAAATTCAAAGCTTTATGGAGGCACTCCATAATATTTACAATAAAAAAGGCAATAAAGGTTATGGCCATTTTTCATCAATGCCAGCAGAAGGCGATGAAGCACGTTTTGTTGATATCATGGAAAGTTACTTAAGCGATGTACAAGATTTCAACAGTTTTAGCCAACAAGCCACTAACTTGTTGAAAAATGAACTGACTAAATACGACTTAGCCGAAACCGGCTATTTAGTGCTGAGCCATTACGAGCACATGGGCGGTCGCTACTTAATTGCTGCCATTATTCCTATTTCTGAGCATTATTCAGTGGATAGCGAATTAAACATTTCTGCCGACCAACATTTAGATACCGACAAACTGCAACTAGCAGCGCGTATTGATTTATTTGATTATCAGCAAAATCCATCAGGCGATCGCTATGTCACCTTTATTCGCGGTCGTGCTGGTCGTAAAGTATCTGACTTCTTTTTAGACTTTTTAGGCTGTGAAGAAGGTTTAAATGCTAAAGCGCAAACCCAAGCACTGGTTGAAGCTGTTGAAGATTATGTTGCCGTTAATCAGTTAGACGCAGATGAAAAGCAACAAACACGTAAAGAACTGCTTAGCTACTGTAAAGAGCAAAAAGAATCGTCACAAGACGTACAAATTAAAGAAATTGATAAAATCGTTTCTAACGGTGATGGTGGCGATAGCTTTTACGAATTCTGTAAAACCCAAGACTACCAAATTGAAGAGTCATTCCCGCATGATCAAGCAGTAGTGAACAAGGTGACCAAATATTCAGGCTTCGGTAATGGTATCAGCGTTAGCTTTGAGCGTAGTCACTTTGGCCAAGATGTCGTGTATAATCAAGCCAATGACAGCTTAACAATTTATAAAGTCCCACCAAATTTAAAAGATCAACTATTGAAGTTACTTAATGATCAAAACGATCAGTAA
- a CDS encoding DUF1414 domain-containing protein, with protein MPIVSKYSNERVEKIIDNLLNVLIEEKAGADLSLMCLGNVVTEVLTQQVPEKQRQAVVENFTKALSQSVNTTTK; from the coding sequence ATGCCTATTGTATCTAAGTATTCCAACGAACGTGTAGAAAAAATTATCGACAACCTATTAAATGTCTTAATTGAGGAAAAAGCAGGTGCAGATTTGTCGCTAATGTGTTTAGGTAATGTAGTAACCGAAGTACTAACGCAACAAGTGCCTGAAAAACAACGACAAGCCGTAGTTGAAAATTTCACTAAAGCGCTAAGCCAATCGGTTAACACTACAACTAAATAA
- a CDS encoding tyrosine-type recombinase/integrase gives MAVSKTNPVPLYPTYFDLIEFDFEDYPELNAFFDEQPAWWLEQFNWGKAYLEYVGRNKSPHTYDRFRNEVERFLLWSFLEKQTPIDQLRKADILEYADFCWQPPINWIGTSNQERFKVAAGYSSANEHWAPFKVQLSKSQLCKLTANAQTLDVNQLKKKYRPSQQTLTSMFTGIIVFYNYLMSEEFCLGNPAQIAKKDCRHFITDVQVKEVNRLSSAQWQYVLDVAVEMADEDAIYERNLFVIAALKTLFLRISELSERATWSPIMGHFWLDDDDNWWLKVFGKGRKLRDVTVPIDFLPFLERYRLSRGLYDLPSSNENTVLVEKIRGQGGMTARHLRRIVQAVFDQAYDKMRQYEGENKALRLKEATTHWLRHTGASMEIERGRELKDVSEDLGHASMATTDTVYVQTENKQRAASGKKRKVN, from the coding sequence ATGGCTGTATCTAAAACTAACCCTGTACCTTTGTATCCAACATACTTTGATTTAATCGAGTTTGATTTTGAAGACTATCCAGAGCTTAATGCTTTCTTTGATGAGCAACCGGCTTGGTGGCTTGAACAATTCAACTGGGGAAAAGCTTATCTTGAATATGTTGGCCGAAATAAATCTCCACATACTTACGACAGATTTAGAAATGAAGTTGAACGTTTCTTACTTTGGTCGTTTCTCGAAAAACAAACACCGATTGATCAATTACGCAAAGCTGACATTCTTGAATATGCAGACTTTTGTTGGCAGCCGCCAATTAATTGGATTGGCACATCTAACCAAGAACGCTTTAAAGTGGCTGCCGGTTATTCTTCAGCGAATGAACATTGGGCACCATTTAAAGTTCAACTTTCAAAAAGTCAATTATGTAAACTGACTGCCAATGCCCAGACGCTTGACGTTAATCAGCTAAAAAAGAAATACCGTCCATCACAACAAACACTCACATCCATGTTCACAGGTATTATCGTTTTCTACAATTATCTAATGAGTGAAGAATTTTGTTTAGGTAACCCAGCACAAATTGCCAAAAAAGACTGCCGCCACTTTATTACTGACGTACAAGTGAAAGAAGTTAATCGCTTAAGCAGCGCGCAATGGCAATATGTACTTGATGTTGCGGTAGAAATGGCCGATGAAGATGCCATTTATGAGCGTAACTTATTTGTGATTGCGGCTTTAAAAACCTTATTTTTGCGTATATCTGAGTTGTCAGAGCGCGCGACTTGGTCACCCATTATGGGCCATTTTTGGTTGGATGATGACGATAATTGGTGGCTAAAAGTTTTTGGTAAAGGCAGAAAGCTTAGAGATGTTACAGTACCTATTGATTTCTTGCCATTTCTTGAGCGTTATCGCTTATCACGTGGACTTTATGATTTACCGTCAAGTAATGAAAATACAGTACTGGTTGAGAAAATTCGTGGTCAAGGTGGTATGACAGCTCGCCATTTACGCCGCATTGTACAAGCTGTTTTTGATCAAGCTTACGATAAAATGCGCCAATATGAAGGTGAAAATAAAGCACTTCGATTAAAAGAAGCCACAACTCACTGGTTGAGACATACCGGAGCGAGTATGGAAATTGAACGAGGCCGCGAGCTTAAAGATGTTTCTGAAGACTTAGGCCATGCCAGTATGGCAACAACCGATACCGTTTATGTGCAAACCGAAAATAAACAACGTGCAGCAAGTGGTAAAAAACGTAAGGTTAATTAA
- a CDS encoding M23 family metallopeptidase, with the protein MFKSFTFSVPFSKSLPLLLATSLVSLSAQAKLTLSGEVIQGGLIVGQATPGAVVKLNDKMLKVSKQGEFAFGFGRDDKARYQLIVTNPDGSTEQKTLTPKTREYKIQRVNGIKKSIMKPNPKAVARAKKDSAQVRAARATDSDLTYFADGFVAPIKGIVTGVYGSQRFYNGEPRTPHYGLDYAGDKGDPVKAPADGVVTLTVPDMFYSGGTMIIDHGHGVSSTFLHLSDSYVKVGDKVKQGDVVAAVGSTGRSTGPHLDWRINWFNVRLDPALALKIQTNN; encoded by the coding sequence GTGTTTAAATCGTTCACTTTTTCAGTGCCTTTTTCAAAATCGTTACCTTTGTTACTTGCAACGAGCTTGGTTAGCCTATCGGCACAAGCAAAATTAACGCTGTCAGGCGAAGTGATCCAAGGTGGCTTAATTGTTGGACAAGCGACACCTGGGGCTGTGGTGAAGTTAAACGACAAAATGCTTAAAGTCAGTAAACAAGGTGAATTCGCTTTTGGCTTTGGCCGAGATGATAAAGCACGTTATCAATTAATAGTAACCAACCCTGACGGCTCTACTGAGCAAAAAACACTAACCCCAAAAACGCGTGAGTACAAAATTCAACGGGTTAACGGCATAAAAAAAAGCATTATGAAGCCTAACCCGAAGGCTGTTGCACGAGCTAAGAAAGACAGTGCACAAGTAAGAGCGGCGAGGGCAACGGATAGTGATTTAACCTATTTTGCTGATGGTTTTGTTGCGCCAATTAAAGGCATAGTAACCGGTGTTTACGGTAGCCAGCGTTTTTACAATGGTGAGCCAAGAACACCACATTACGGTTTAGATTATGCTGGTGACAAAGGCGATCCCGTTAAAGCGCCTGCTGACGGTGTTGTTACCTTAACTGTGCCCGATATGTTTTACTCCGGTGGCACCATGATCATCGACCATGGTCACGGCGTATCATCGACCTTTTTACATTTAAGCGATAGCTATGTAAAAGTTGGTGACAAAGTTAAACAAGGGGATGTTGTTGCCGCAGTTGGTTCAACAGGAAGATCTACCGGTCCACATTTAGACTGGCGAATTAACTGGTTTAATGTTCGCCTTGACCCTGCGTTAGCACTAAAGATTCAAACGAATAACTAA
- a CDS encoding error-prone DNA polymerase, whose protein sequence is MYSELFCQSNFSFLEGASHPEELVIQANFLGYHAIAITDECSVAGVVRAHTAIKEHELPIQLIVGSVFSLQGELKVVLLCPSRQAYAELCRIITNARRRTEKGHYDLQEWDLMSLKHCLVIWLPAGKESDYQWGSWLLKHHSSRTWLGVQRQLVHNESAHLTHCLSLAKQLNLPVTACGGVLFHTTNRLKLQHTLTAIKEGISIGELGDKRLPNSERCLRTLAKLRKLFKQEWLSESIEIAKRCQFNLQELQYEYPAELVPSGKTAMAHLRELVEKGAAKRFEGAIKPNIQQLIHKELDLIEELNYPYFFLTIHDIVMFAQAQGILYQGRGSAANSVVCYCLEITAVDPTKIEVLFERFISKERDEPPDIDVDFEHERREEVIQYIYQKYGRERTALAATVITYRLKSAIREVGKALGLHSTQLEYFIKNINRRDKSLDWQTQVFELGLDSNSKKSQHFIELVNEIKGFPRHLSQHVGGFIISSGPLYELVPVENASMAERTVIQWDKDDLESLGLLKVDVLALGMLSAIRKCFTLISQHYQHSLTIAKITALPEDPNVYEMIQKADTVGLFQIESRAQMSMLPRLKPSTYYDLVIQIAIVRPGPIQGDMVHPFLKRRDGKEAVEYPSQAVKAVLERTLGVPIFQEQVIKLAMVAAGFSGGEADQLRRAMASWKKTGKLLQFKTKLINGMKKRGYSVEFAEQIFNQILGFGEYGFPESHSASFAVLAYVSAWLKYYYPAVFYTSLLNSMPMGFYSPSQLTQDAKRHGILMLPVCINQSNYWHNVVDENNTKAIRLGFCLVKGVSEQAATTLIVNRPKSGFTHMEQLKRIGISRQTIEQLASANAFQCIAGNRYLARWQLMSKEHELPLFSKNVTDQQQDFDFSPNEFDALLEDYDATGLSLNSHPITLLANAGKLSKFTRMSELSEKSHKSIVTVIGVVTGKQAPGTAGGVTFITLEDDTGNINVVVWAATSRAQKQPYMTAKILKVTGILEREGRVTHVIAGKLIDLSKELDCLNTKSRDFH, encoded by the coding sequence ATGTATAGCGAGCTATTTTGTCAAAGTAACTTTTCTTTTCTTGAAGGTGCCTCTCATCCCGAAGAACTGGTAATACAGGCAAACTTCTTGGGTTATCACGCCATCGCAATTACCGACGAATGCTCTGTTGCAGGTGTTGTTCGCGCACATACTGCGATTAAAGAGCATGAACTACCAATACAGCTCATCGTTGGCAGCGTATTTTCACTTCAAGGTGAGTTGAAAGTTGTACTGCTATGCCCAAGTCGCCAAGCATATGCAGAGCTTTGTCGTATTATCACCAATGCGCGAAGGCGAACAGAAAAAGGGCACTATGATCTTCAAGAATGGGATCTGATGTCATTAAAACATTGCTTAGTTATATGGCTGCCAGCAGGTAAAGAAAGTGATTACCAGTGGGGCAGTTGGCTATTGAAACATCATTCTTCTCGCACATGGCTAGGCGTACAACGACAATTAGTACACAATGAATCTGCACATTTAACGCATTGTTTATCACTTGCTAAGCAACTTAATCTACCTGTGACAGCTTGTGGTGGGGTACTATTTCACACAACAAACCGCTTAAAGCTCCAGCATACTTTAACCGCAATTAAAGAAGGTATTTCCATTGGTGAACTTGGCGACAAACGCTTACCTAATAGCGAACGCTGCCTGCGAACATTGGCAAAGTTACGTAAATTGTTCAAGCAAGAGTGGCTAAGTGAATCAATAGAAATTGCTAAACGCTGCCAGTTTAATTTACAAGAGCTGCAATATGAATATCCTGCAGAATTAGTACCTTCGGGTAAAACGGCCATGGCTCATTTGCGTGAATTAGTAGAAAAAGGAGCGGCTAAACGCTTTGAAGGTGCTATCAAACCCAATATTCAGCAGTTAATTCATAAAGAGCTCGATTTAATAGAGGAGCTCAACTATCCCTATTTTTTCTTAACTATTCATGACATTGTAATGTTTGCACAAGCACAGGGAATTTTATATCAAGGCCGAGGTTCTGCGGCTAACTCGGTGGTTTGTTATTGTTTAGAAATAACTGCGGTTGACCCAACCAAGATTGAAGTACTATTTGAACGTTTTATTAGTAAAGAGCGAGATGAGCCACCGGATATTGACGTAGATTTTGAACATGAACGGCGTGAAGAAGTCATTCAGTATATCTATCAAAAATATGGTCGTGAACGTACCGCACTAGCTGCGACAGTCATTACTTATCGCCTTAAAAGTGCAATTCGAGAAGTCGGCAAAGCACTAGGTTTACATTCAACTCAGCTTGAATATTTTATCAAGAACATTAATCGACGTGATAAAAGCTTGGACTGGCAAACTCAAGTGTTTGAGTTAGGGTTAGATTCTAATTCAAAAAAAAGCCAACATTTCATTGAGTTAGTAAATGAAATAAAAGGCTTTCCTCGTCATTTGTCTCAACACGTTGGCGGCTTTATTATCTCATCTGGCCCTTTGTATGAACTAGTGCCAGTTGAAAATGCAAGCATGGCAGAGCGGACTGTCATTCAATGGGATAAAGATGATTTAGAATCCCTTGGCTTACTGAAAGTTGATGTGCTTGCTTTAGGCATGTTAAGTGCAATTCGCAAATGCTTTACACTGATTAGCCAGCATTATCAGCACTCGCTAACAATCGCTAAAATTACTGCACTCCCTGAAGACCCTAACGTGTATGAGATGATCCAGAAAGCCGATACTGTTGGGTTATTTCAAATTGAATCAAGGGCACAAATGAGTATGTTGCCTAGGCTTAAGCCTAGCACCTATTATGATTTAGTGATTCAAATTGCTATTGTTCGGCCAGGACCAATTCAAGGTGATATGGTGCATCCTTTCTTAAAGCGCCGTGATGGAAAAGAAGCTGTCGAGTACCCATCACAAGCGGTCAAAGCAGTGTTAGAACGTACTTTGGGCGTTCCGATTTTTCAAGAACAAGTGATAAAGCTGGCAATGGTCGCGGCAGGGTTTTCCGGTGGTGAAGCGGATCAATTACGCAGAGCAATGGCCAGTTGGAAAAAAACGGGAAAGTTACTTCAGTTTAAAACCAAGCTCATTAACGGAATGAAAAAACGCGGTTACAGTGTTGAATTTGCAGAGCAAATATTTAACCAAATTCTCGGTTTTGGGGAATACGGTTTTCCCGAAAGTCACTCAGCTTCATTCGCTGTATTGGCCTATGTTTCGGCTTGGCTAAAATATTACTACCCGGCAGTATTTTACACTTCGCTACTCAATAGCATGCCCATGGGGTTTTATTCGCCGTCGCAATTAACTCAAGATGCTAAACGCCATGGCATTTTGATGCTACCAGTATGCATTAATCAATCTAATTATTGGCATAACGTGGTAGATGAAAATAATACTAAAGCAATACGTTTAGGCTTTTGTCTAGTAAAGGGAGTATCCGAACAAGCAGCAACAACCTTAATTGTCAACAGACCAAAATCAGGCTTTACTCATATGGAGCAGTTAAAGCGAATAGGTATTAGTCGACAGACAATAGAACAATTAGCCAGCGCAAATGCTTTTCAATGTATTGCTGGTAATCGTTATCTGGCTCGATGGCAGTTAATGAGTAAAGAACATGAATTACCACTTTTTAGCAAAAATGTAACTGACCAGCAGCAGGATTTTGATTTTTCACCCAATGAATTCGACGCTTTACTGGAAGATTATGATGCCACTGGGCTAAGCCTTAACAGCCATCCAATTACTTTACTCGCTAACGCAGGTAAACTGAGCAAGTTCACTCGAATGAGCGAACTAAGTGAGAAATCGCATAAGTCTATAGTCACTGTTATAGGCGTTGTCACAGGAAAACAAGCACCAGGTACCGCTGGTGGCGTAACTTTTATTACGTTAGAAGACGATACTGGTAATATCAATGTTGTGGTATGGGCGGCAACTTCCAGAGCACAAAAGCAACCTTACATGACAGCTAAAATCTTAAAAGTAACCGGCATTCTTGAACGCGAAGGTAGAGTGACACATGTGATTGCTGGAAAATTGATAGACTTGTCGAAAGAGCTTGATTGTTTGAACACTAAATCACGGGATTTTCACTAA